From Vigna unguiculata cultivar IT97K-499-35 chromosome 5, ASM411807v1, whole genome shotgun sequence, the proteins below share one genomic window:
- the LOC114183244 gene encoding protein transport protein Sec61 subunit beta-like, producing the protein MARGSSQSQSSTSTTATRPGIAAPRGSAAATAGMRRRRLAGGNSSTSASVGGGGGGNMLRFYTDDAPGLKISPTVVLVMSLCFIGFVTALHVFGKLYRSKSGGA; encoded by the coding sequence ATGGCCAGAGGTTCCTCTCAGTCTCAGTCCTCCACTTCAACGACCGCCACCCGACCAGGAATCGCGGCTCCCCGCGGTTCCGCTGCTGCCACCGCCGGCATGCGCCGTCGCCGCCTTGCTGGTGGAAACAGCTCCACCAGCGCCAGTGTCGGCGGCGGTGGAGGCGGCAACATGCTGAGGTTCTACACGGACGACGCTCCCGGGCTGAAGATTTCACCGACGGTGGTGCTGGTGATGAGCCTCTGCTTCATCGGCTTCGTCACCGCCCTCCACGTCTTCGGCAAACTCTACCGCTCCAAATCTGGCGGCGCTTGA